The genomic region CCCGCACAGCCAGACCACTgatgaaaaatgtaatataatatataatatataatatatataatataataattacatagtatattggatatttatttgcttttttgattactttttccaTCATCTAAAGTTAAAAGCACAACCAATTCaataacacttttaaatgtaatctttaaataatattaaaatgtcattttcatattgtatattatgtaaatgttgtgataccttcatttttatttattgaaataaaaaaaaaaaaattaataaaaaccttGGTGAACATTAAAACTGGGcttttttaggaaaaaaaaaaacatgattaaaaaaaaaccggAGTATAATACGGCCAAAGATAACACTGTGGTTGAGACAGATGTTCAGTAAGACAGAGGTCACAGTGATGCAGACACCCATGCGAGAGTTCAAGCCCCTCTGTACCTGTATGACTCTCACTAGCGTTTCTGGGTATTTCTCAAACACTGACTGGAAAGCTGAGGCAGGCAGACGCAATATGGTAGACCTGACCGCTGCACGAGCAAACACAGTCTTATAGGGAGCAGGATAACCCTGGAGAGAAAGGAAAGATCCCAAATTAATAACAGTGCACTGGAGCTAGATAAGTCGTCAGGAAGGTAGACAGAGAACTTACTGTAATGATGTCTAGAATGCTGAGCAGACTGTGAACACTGTCCCCGGGCAACACGTCCTTTACTACAGGCTCTGTGCCATCCTTAAAGACACACATGCAGAAAGACAATATTATAACTTTAGTGAAGGGCACCCAGTTTAATTACTCATATGCTATTAAGCTGACACTTATTATTCAAAGTGACCTACAGGGAATTTATTGCAGGGACAGACCCAGTCAGGTAACCAGAGGTTAATCAAGGAAATGATGATGATTGTTCATAAATAAGTTGCTGTGGAGTTCAAACTGACTTAGATTTTGAACATgataaaatactatttattataCATGTATGTGACCAatacaaatacataataaataaatgaccaaatacagtaaaaaaaaaaaacgtaataatattaaatattattccattttaaaataaaggttttctagttcatacacttttaaatataattcatttctgtgatACAAAccagattttttcatttttttttcattatcattactccaatcttcagtgtcaaatgatccttcagaaatcatactaatatgctgatttattatcagtgctggaaatggttgtgctgcttattatttatttttttgctgaataaaagttcccaaacttctgaatggtagtgtatattgtcataaaagatttatattttgaataaatgaatttttACTCATccaagaatcatgaaaaaattatCACAGGTTCCATAAAGTATTAAGCAGGAAAACTGTTTCCAATATTTAcattaaatcagcattttagaatgatttctgaaggatcatgtgacaccaaagacGAAAGATGAAAACTCAGTTTTGcacaacaggaataaattatattttaaagtacaacccgaattccggaaaagttgggacgttttttaaatttcaataaaatgaaacctaaaagactttcaaatcacatgagccaatattttattcacaatagaacatagataacatagcaaatgtttaaactgagaaagtttacaattttatgcacaaaatgagctcatttcaattttgatttctgctacaggtctcaaaatagttgggacggggcatgtttaccatggtgtagcatctccttttcttttcaaaagagtttgaagacgtctgggcattgaggctatgagttgctggagttttgctgttggaatttggtcccattcttgccttatatagatttccagctgctgaagagttcgtggtcgtctttgacgtatttttcgtttaatgatgcgccaaatgttctctataggtgaaagatctggactgcaggcaggccaggttagcacccggactcttctacgacgaagccatgctgttgttatagctgcagtatgtggttttgcattgtcctgctgaaataaacaaggccttccctgaaatagacgttgtttggagggaagcatatgttgctctaaaacctttatatacctttcagcattcacagagccttccaaaacctgcaagctgcccataccgtatgcacttatgcacccccataccatcagagatgctggcttttgaactgaacgctgataacatgctggaaggtctccctcctctttagcccggaggacacggcttccgtgatttccaacaagaatgtcaaatttggactcgtctgaccataaaacactattccactttgaaatagtccattttaaatgagccttggcccacaggacacgacggcgcttctggaccatgttcacatatggcttcctttttgcatgatagatctttagttggcatctgctgatggcacggcggattgtgtttaccgacagtggtttctgaaagtattcctgggcccatttagtaatgtcattgacacaatcatgccgatgagtgatgcagtgtcgtctgagagcccgaagaccacgggcatccaataaaggtctccggccttgtcccttacgcacagagatttctccagtttctctgaatcttttgatgatgttatgcactgtagatgatgagatttgcaaagcctttgcaatttgacgttgaggaacattgtttttaaagttttccacaatttttttacgcagtctttcacagattggagagcctctgcccatctttacttctcagAGACTCTGCTTccctaagacaaagcttttatagctaatcatgttacagacctgatatcaattaacttaattaatctctagatgttctcccagctgaatcttttcaaaactgcttgcttttttagccatttgttgcccccgtgccaacttttttgagacctgtagcaggcattaaattttaaatgagctaattaagtggataaaagtgtaaaatttctcagtttaaacatttgctacattatctatgttctattgtgaataaaatattgtctcatgtgatttgaaattcctttagttttcattttattaaaatttaaaaaacgtcccaacttttccggaattcgggttgtatattaaaatagaaaaccattattttaaattgcaataatatttcacaatagtactgttttttctgtatttctgataaaataaatgcagtcggggtgagcagaagacacttctttaaaaaacattacaaaccttactgatcccaaacttgctTCATCCTCTCAAAATTACAAGTGAGAAACCTTTCTTAACCTAGGATTAAATGTAGCCTTGACTTTAGATTAAATAATAAGTTAACCTGTAGTAAAGTGTAGTAGGCAAATAGTCATGTGCATGAGGTTGATGAGCAAGTCAACTGATATTCTCTAAACCAGTGCTGTAATGATGGAGTACTTGAGGGGTTAATTCTAAAGCTCATCCTTACAATCTCATGAATGCAAAGCTCCAGCCTTCCATCCTGAACCACATAAATGCTGTCGTCATCATCCCCGGGCTTGAACAGCCCCTCTCCCTCCTGCAGCTCCACAAACACCATGTGCCGACACAGCTCCAAAAACAAAGGCTTCTCAAAATGACCAAGTACCCTGAAAAAGATCCACATTCATCTTTAGATGAACACCAGACATTTAATTAGGCTGATAAAGTACCATGCAGTGCAGCTGCGATCATATGACCCCACAGGGTCAGAGTTGTTCACCTGACGTTCTTGAGCATGTAGAGCACCTCTGAGGGCAGGTTTGAATTCTGCACGTCAAATTCAGTGAGATCTGCCTCCAGGAGAGAGGGAGGGGGTTCTTTGGGCTGCAAAGTGGGCGGCTCCTTCCTGATCCGCAAGATCCTGTATGACATCATAGGAGGAGTCATGCAAAAAGCACTGATCAGACAGTTCCTGACTTAAGGCGATAAAACAAGATGGCATATGCTCTGTAAAAATTAAGTGTGTGAGAAGCTAAACAAACCTGCGTGCTATACTAAGAACTTTAGGCCTCTTCCGAGAGCGCTGCTTAGACACTGAAGAGGAGGATGGTGTCGAGGACAAGGTCTGGACCTGAAAGATAGAAAAACCGAAGGattgaaagtaaataaaaatagcaggcTGTTAGTCATACAGGTGCCACACTTACGTACAGGATGGCCATATGCCACATGGCACACTCTATGCTGCCCTCCAGTGGAGGAAGACTAAAGTTTCACCTGATGGCAGTTAATTACACCTATGAATGCGTATTCATCAAGCAAGTCTCTGTAGAGTCCGAGTCTGAACACTCATCTATTTATCTTTCAGCACAAATAGACTGCTGTGAATGTGACtattaatcacaaaataaaacagctgAGCAAATGGATTTCAGCATGACCCACCTTTCTCATGATTTTCCTGCCATAAAAAAGCACTTTATCTCTTTTTCTGAATCGATAGCGAGGAACACCAGCCTGTTGatcttaaaacacacacaagcaaaagTATAATGAATAGCAGAACTCTAGATattcactaccgttcaaaagtttggcggTCAGGTATTAACACTTTTCTTTGGCAATGTTACATTAAATCAATcaatagtgacagtaaagacacttaAATGCTCAAGCCAGTATACAGTTCTTTGGATTTAAACCATCTATTTTAAGCACAGAAGTGAAACATACTCGCCAGTTTATATCTGCGGTAGAAGAAAAGCACACAGATTCCTATCAGACACGCAGCCGCCACGGCTCCGATCAATACACCCGTCAGCTGGaagagacaacagtcacaaaaaTGTAAGATAAGGGAAATTATCTGACAATACAGGAAAACTGATAAATATTATCCTCTACTACTGGACTTTTGATTTTACTTTCATCAAAACAAACTTTCAGTAACAGAGCAAATAATTCTGGCAAAACTGCATCAAGAAATAATCTTCTCATTAAAATTGGTTTTATCGGTCAACAGAAGGATTATTAAACTTCTGTAACTTGTTACATCTGATTTGAGTCAGTAAAATGCAGTTCCCTTTGCACTGGAAACTAATCTGGGAAAAATTGCTTTCCAAAATAAGGGCCCATTCACAACGAtacagatatgtttttttttttttaaatgtaaaaaaaggacAGCTCCACATCttaactataatgataaaaacgCAAAGGAACAACATAGTTGGAATCGCGatcaaaactttttttggatgctgcacactggtggtggatgatgAGAATCCCACAGTGTAAaacactttgagtgcctagaaaagcactatataaatgtaatgaattcttATTATTATACAGAACAGAACATTATCATGCAttagtgtggatgctaatataatcactgttatagttattgttcttggtgtgaaccgGTCTTAATCAGAGAACACATCAGTGTACCATAGTGGTCTGCATCCTCTCCTCCACAAACTGCTGCAGACGGGAACGAATTTCACTCCCAATAATAGCCTAAGGAAATACACAATACACAAATAGTCAGCTTCACTCACAATTATGTCTATTTTTtggtttgaaaataaaaaacCCTCTGGATAAAACACCCttgtatatttgtattgtataatttatttacatttgtttcacagaacaatgcaatacaataaaaaacagctCATGTGGGATTTctttgaaatcatttttttttttttttcagacttaaAAGTTGAGCTCAATTGAGACTCAAAGAGGCCGGTGCTCTCTCAGCTGCTTCCTGTCATGTGCAAAAACACAAAAGCACATCCCCTTGCAAAAAATAAAGGGATCTATCAGCTCAACCACTAATCTAACATTTTTcaccaaaacaaaaatattgtcattacttattcatcctcatgtcattccaaacttattTGCGGTCATTCTTCAAACATCATACGGTACAATTTTAATAAACGGAGTGGACAAACGATCCGCAAAGTACATGAACTGATATAGACGCATAACAATCAAATGCATAAACCAGCTGcaacaaaaaaaatgcttttgagaCAGTGAGATGCAAGATACTTACAGGATTCTTGCACTGATCTCCATCGTCATTCTTATTCTCTCCCATTTCTGAAAAGACAAAGTCACTCAGTTTAAGTAGAATGcatttagttattaaaaaaaacgttttgtttTCTTGAATGACTGAGAGCATGTAAAGTGTCCAAAAGTCAGAACTTTTCTGTGAGTAAATTGTTGACAGACGAACTTCTATTTTAGCTGCGCTTAACACACCTTTGCAAACCCTTTTATTATGTAATCCTGTGGAAAAACAAGCATGCCAGTTAAATATGAATCAGTGTTTATGTTGTCATTGAAGCAGGGATGACATTTGTGTTATGGGCGTTACAGCTATTTAAGTGTAAACAACAACGTCAACTTATAGAAAAGTTGAATTTTGTTTTAGGTTGAGACCCTTTGCatacaaaaaaatcaataaaacataCATGTCTTACCAAAACGCTTTTTAGCAGGTGATTTATACGTGCAAGAGTAATATGCTAATTAGCCAGCATTCATTAGCTTACTTACTAACTTAAAGACAGCAAAAATGAAGATCAATCCTTAAATAATCCCGTTGGAAACTGTTTATTCATATCACAGCTGCTGACTGGGTCACTTTCTTGTCATTTCCACACAAATTTCACTCCAGCGTAAACTTTGGCAGCTCATTTTTCGCCCCATGAAGTCAAATCTCTGATATTACCTTGACAGTCTTTCGCGTGGTAGTAATGTGCAGTTTCATTGGCTACAAAGAACATCAAGTGGCCAATCAGGATCGCTGTTGTTTGACTATCAgttgatataatatataatattatatataaacgtaatattacatttacatttatccaaagcgacttacaaatgatgacaataaaagcagtcaaaactaacaaaagagcaacaatatatAAGTGCAAATGACTGGGTTAGCCTTACAcagtacacacgcacacacacacacacacacacacacacacacacaagattaaCTAAAAACTAAATGTCGTTAGTAATTGTATTAAGAATATTAATGTGTTCTAACAGCGTTGGTGTTTCATATTTACACAAAACATAGtctattaatattgtaaaatttattttaaaaaaaaaacaatatttataataataatcttagcCAGaccattcattcaaaaacatgcaTATGGAACATTCCTATTAACTATTCCTATTCCCGATTCCTTATTCACTACTAATTATATAACAGCCCTCATATTTTGTCTTGCTGACTGTAGGAAAATTGGTGAGACAACtcagtgtatgtttgtgtttctgtAAGTTCTCTTAGCTTGACCAAATGCAATCAAGTTGAGCACTTTTCTTCCATAAGGATTTTATTGGTTTGCAAGCAGTTTTATACATTCTGGACATTCAAGAGTGTCCTTTGACATCAATAACATCAGTGTAAGGGTTGTGTAGTCTAatgttttgtcttctttttttctcacGGGGTAGAATTTCAGACCAATTATGTCTCATTTCACACAGTTGTCTCTAAACACAACATTCACAGACATTTCTAACTGAGTGGCTATCAAACAAAAGCAATCCATCAAAACCACAGACAAATGTGAGACacatttaaatactaaaaatGGCAGGAACAAATAAGGCAGGCATCTGGTATTCACAATTGGGGTTTTTATATGATGAACGAAAACAACCTCCACCCATAATATACTCTGATAAACAAAATTCccattaagaatatatttattacaaGGGCAGTTTTGGGGTACAaattagaccaaaaaaaaaaacctttacaaaatATTGTACACAATCTTTGTCCTCGTTCTCCTTTGAAATCCTGTTTCACTTGTTGAGATATTTGGCCACTGAATGGTAGGCAAGCAGAATCTCCTTGTCTTTGGGGCAAGTGAGGTGGAACACATCCTCCTTGTATGCTTTGTCCAAGTACTTTGTGAGGCCTTTTAGCTCTGCAGGGATCTCAAAACCACGGTACTTCTTGCACACCACCTATAAAGTCAACAAAACATTTAGATCTATAAACTACATCAAGTTTAATGACCAAAATGACGATTTCACTTCATTCCCCATTCCCTCCACTAAATATCAACTGTATTATATCAGCACTACAATATACACTTTACAGAATTTTTCATCTAAATGGGAAAAAATGACAAAGAACCTTGACAATGTGTAGTTTTGGAAGCAGGTTGCAGTCAGCAAGAGAGAGCGCATTTCCGTCCAGGTAATGTCTTGTGGATTGGGATGAATTTGGATTCTGGTCCAGTTCAAGAGGAAGAGGAGTCAACAAGTAATGATCCAACATCATCAAACTCTTTAGAAATTTCTTCTCCAGCACTGAAAGGCACACATTAACCATACCATCAAGGTATTGATATTCAAAtgcatatctatctatccatctatctatctatctatctatctatctatctatctatctatctatctatctatctatctatctatctatctatctatctatctatctatctatctatctttgagTATATTATATACCGATTAGAGCAACAAGTTTCCCAAATGCTTTAGAAGTGATAGCCTCCATATTTCAAACATAAAATGACTTTAAGTCTTCAAGCTAATTTGTACGATTCACCGCATTCTGATCTGTTACAGACTTTACTGTTCACTGGCCAAAAAACTTCAGAGAACATTGACCCTTACTGTCATTGAGCCCAGGATTGGGGTTTTTGATGTATGCCGAGAATTTGTGAAAGATGTCATCTCCTGCTGTGTTAGACTCTTTATAGCGACAGCATAACTTGGGATAGCTGTAATGCAAAA from Carassius carassius chromosome 47, fCarCar2.1, whole genome shotgun sequence harbors:
- the LOC132130142 gene encoding chloride intracellular channel protein 1-like gives rise to the protein MAEAAKIELFVKASDDGESVGNCPFCQRLFMILWLKGANFTLTTVDMKRAPEVLKDLAPGSQPPFLIYNGEVRTDTNKIEEFLEETLAPPHYPKLCCRYKESNTAGDDIFHKFSAYIKNPNPGLNDMLEKKFLKSLMMLDHYLLTPLPLELDQNPNSSQSTRHYLDGNALSLADCNLLPKLHIVKVVCKKYRGFEIPAELKGLTKYLDKAYKEDVFHLTCPKDKEILLAYHSVAKYLNK